TATGACACGGAACCGATTCTCGAATTGCGACAGGTTGACCGAACCTTCGGCACCCAGGAAGTGCTGCGCGGGATCAATCTGGACGTTTATCCGGGTGAAACGCTGGTTCTAATCGGGGAAAGTGGTTGCGGAAAAAGCGTGACGACAAAACTGCTGGCCGGAATGATCGCTCCTTCCGCGGGCGATGTGTACTGGCAGGGAGGGGAAGTCCGTAAGCTCACGACGAATGAGAAACGTCGCCAGCGATTAAAGATTGGCTACCTGTTTCAGTCGGCGGCGCTCTTCGACAGCATGAACGTCTACGAGAATGTTGCATTCGGTCTGAAACAGAACACCCGGATGAAGTCGGTCGAGATTGAAGAGATCGTGTCGGAACGGATCCGCGATGTCGGGTTACCGATGGACGTCGCTGCGAAAAAGCCGGCCGAGTTGTCGGGCGGCATGCGGAAACGGGTCGGCCTGGCCCGGGCCCTGGCCATGGATCCTGAAATCATCATCTACGATGAACCGACCACCGGACTCGATCCCGTTATGAGCGACGTCATTAATGAACTGATTCTGTCGGTGCAGCGACGCCGGCCGGTCACGAGCATTGTTGTCACGCACGACATGCACACCGTTCGCAAAGTTGCCGATCGCATCGTAATGCTCTATCCGCTGCCGCGTCTGCACCCGGGTGAAGATCAGATCATCTTCGAAGGAACAGCCGAGGAGGCCTTCGAAGCGGAAGATCCCCGTGTGTATTCGTTCGTTCACGGCGATGCGAGTCAACGTTTACAGGAATTGCATGCTGCGTAAGAATCTGGCTGCCTCGACCGGATTTCATCGTGTTCTTTGCTTTGAATTTTGAATCACCGCCCCACCATGACAGAACGCCAACTCCAGTTTCGAGTCGGATTGTTCGTCGTCATCGCGATAGCGACAGGCGTCGTGCTGACCATCCAGTTCGGGAAGCTCGAACGTTACTACGAACCCCGGTACGTCGTGCAGATTGAGTACGATGTTCTGACGGGCGTGCATCCCGGCACCCCGGTGCAGCAATCCGGCATCCCCGTCGGACGCGTCACTGACGTGGCGATCGACCGGAAGTCGCGCAAGGTGATCGTGACGGCTGAGATCCGTGAACGCTATCCGCTCGCCAGCGATGCGAAACCCCAGATTGTCCAGTCACTGCTGGGAGAGTCGCATATTGAGTTCTCTGTGGGCACCGGGGACGTTGTGGCAGCCAACCATCGCTTTAACGGCGTCGAAGCTCAGGATCCGTTTGAGGCGATGCAGCGGCTTGAATCGCGGCTGACCGATACGGTCGAAGTCTTTGCCGATACTAGCCGGGAATGGCAAACGGTCGCGCGGAATGTAAACTCTCTGCTCGAAACCAACGAAGGCAAGATCGATCAAATGGTCGAACATGCAGCCGTGGCACTCCGCCAGTTGACCGTCGCCATGCAGAAGGCGTCCGTTACATTGGACGAGGCAAACGGCTTTATTGCCGACCCGGAACTGCAGATGGCTGTCAAAGAAGCGATGGTCGCCTTGCCGCAACTCATCCGCCAGACGGAAATGCTGGTGCAGCAGACACAGCAGACCATCGGCACGACAAACAACGCCGTCGCCTCACTGGGCAAGACGATGGATAACCTGGAAACTATGACGACTCCTCTGGCCGCCAACTCCGACCAGTTGATGGCGAGTGTGGCATCGAGCATGAACTCGCTCAATTCGACTCTGCATCAACTGAATCAGTTCAGCAAGCAGCTCAATGAAGGAGACGGTTCCCTGCAGAGACTCTCGCGGGACCCGCAGCTCTATCAGAATCTGCAGTACGCCTCCTCATCCCTGGCGGCTCTGCTGAAGAATCTGGACCCGATCGTTCGGGATATGCAGGTTTTCAGCGACAAAGTCGCTCGCCATCCCGAGGTGCTGGGTGTCAGCGGGTACCTCAAGGGTTCCTCCGGCGTGAAAGAAGCGACGGTCACTCCAGCTTCGTCGACTGCTCCCAGCAATATCAAAGGCCGCGCGAGTGGCTTTCGACCATTCGGCGGCCCATAATTGAAGGTTCGTCCGGCGCAAGTCAGCGCGTCATCAGGAAGACCAGCGTCAGGATGACGACGGCCACGATGAAATAGGTTCCGAACGCGACAAGGAACGGGACGGAATTATCGGTATCCGGAGCATCCGTCGGGTGGCGTTCGCTGTCAGGTTCATGACGATTCTGGGGGATATGTGAACTACTCATCTCTTTTCTCCTTAGGGAAAACTTGAGCAGGACAATATCGCAAACAGTATGCCAGAGCTCTCCAGCAAATTCAAAATTCGACTGGACGCGTCTGCGGGAGCAAACTCAGCATGGCAGGGGATTGGCGCACTTGCGACTGCAGAAAAGCACGAAAATGCTCTCAAGTGTGCTGAAATCCCTTGGGAGTGGCGTGCGGCAATGACAGATGGCCAATGAGCGACCGATCGGGACGCCCCCGAACCGATTCGTTTTGCACCGCTGAGGCAAACTGACGCCATTCCCGATGTGATCGGGTGATCAGTGGTTGGTGATGAACTCGCTGGAGTTCACATAAGCCCAGAGCAGGTCAGACAGGCTGCGGGCAAGCAGGGTATTCCGTTCCGGTGTCGATTTCACATCACGCAGCGACGCGAGCACCTGTCGGAAGAGAGCCTGCTCTTTCTGCGTCGGCTTGCGGGACAGCACCTTGATGCAGACTCGTTCAAACTTCTCCTGGTCAGTCAGCGAGGTTTGAATCAGCTCCGCGAGGAATGGATTCTTCTCGGGAGAGATGGTTTCGTCGACCAGGCTGCCATTCATCAACACCAGAGCCTGCGAGATCGTCCCGTCAAAGTGACTCGACTCGTTGTTCTCGTCGTTTTCATACGAGCTGACGAACTGCTGCACCCATTGATCGCGATTCTCCACATGACGCTCGCGATTTCGGATCGCACGATTTGAGTGACCGGCGACGGCTAGCAGGGAATCGTAGAGCTGTTCGGGCGAGAGCGGTTTGAAGTACATGCGGGTGAACGCTGGCGGATTTCCCTGGTCCGGAGCATCTTCCCGATTGACATCGCTGACACGGCTCGACAGTCGGTAGGCATCCGACAGGCAGATCCAGCGGTACAGCCGTTTGATGTCGTAGTCGTTCGACACGAATGATCGCGACAGGGTGGCAAACAGTTCCGGATGAGAGGGGGGATTGTGCGGGCCGAGATCGTCAACCGGTTGCGTGAAGCCGTAACCGAACAGTTGCGACCAGGTCCGGTTCACGAATGCCTGAGCCACAAGCGGGTCTTCGCCTTCCACGAGGAGATTGGCCAGCTGTTGCCGCCGCGAAACGGTCTCATCTTCGTCCACTTCGGTTCCGTTGTATCTTGGAAACGCGGCGTGCATCACACCATCGCGGCTCTCGTAATACGTCGGGCCACCCGTCTGGCGGTCACGCAGTTCGACCTGCGACATCTCAGAAGTGCCGGACGATCCGACGCGGGTTACAACGGCCTGTTTGAAGAAGCTGTTGAGTTCCCAGAACTCTCGCTGGCTGACCGAATAAAAGGGATGCTGGTGGCACTGGGCACACTGAATCTGGAATCCGAGCAGAGTGCGGGCTACGTACGAAGTCGCCGGCACCGCCTGATTGTTGAGATGGGCGACCAGAAAGTTGGCGGCTCCATTCTCTCGTGGATTTCCTTCCGCAGCGATCAGATCTTTGACAACGCGATTCCACGAACCGTTCCGGTCGGCCACGGCATACAGATACTCCTGCAGCGTCAGTCGATCGACCTGCGGATTCGGCGAACGGCCGACAAGCAGGTTCATCCAGTTCGTGGACCAGTGCAGCGCAAACGATGGAGACTCCAGCAGTCGATCGACCAGCTGCTGATCGCGATCGGGCGACTGATCGGCCAGAAAACTCTGCAGTTCCGCTTCCGTGGGGATCCGACCGGCGAGGTCGAGATAAACGCGGCGGACCCATTCAAAGTCATCGGCAGACGGCGCCGGCGAAAATCCCCAGTCCTCCCAGCCGCTGGCGACCTGGGTGTTAATCGCTTTGATTACGTCGTCATCGCGGCTGTAGGCGACACCGACCGGCTTGTTGTCCCGATCGCCCGGATGACCCTCGACGCTGTCGGCGGCAATCGGATCTGGCTGGTTGTGTGCGATGGCCCAGTCAATTGAAGGCAACTCGGGAGGAGGAGCAGGGAGGTCCATCCCGTCTTCGCCCGGCGAACGATCGTCGTTCGTTTTTGCGGAATCAGCGTCCGTCTGAGGACTCGTCTCGGCGATGTTCTGCGGAGGATCGACCTGATCGCGTTGGGTGACCCAATACCATCCGGTTCCGGCCACCAGTAATACGACCAGAGAGCTTGTCAGCAGAGCTGCAGCTTTGTGTCGTGAAGAGAACGTCTTTTCGCGTGGAAGAGCAGGAGCGTTCTGGACCGAAGCCTCCGTGAGCAATTCGTCCAGCAGGCTCTTCATGGAGTCGGCGGACTCCGACATCGCCATACTGGAAGAGATGTCGGTCGACTCGCCTGCAGCCATGCCAAAATCCCAATGGAGATGGCTGTGCAGTTCGAGATAGCGAACGTAAAGATCGCGAGCCGCTTCGTCGGTGGTGACGAGTTGTTGCAGTTCGGCTGCACTGGTCTCGTCGAGCCGGCCGTCGCAGAGTCGGCTGGCCAGTTCGCAGATCTTTCGATATTCGGGATGGCGTTCCATATTACCGTACCGCCGCAGCGATTTGAGCTTCCACGCATTTCAACAGAGATCGCCGGATCCGACCGAGCGATTGATAGACGGAATTCACCGGTCGATTGAGCATCTCTGAAAGCGCCTGACCGTCCCGTCCGAGTTGATACTTCAATCGCACGAGCTCACGGTCGACCGGTTTCAGTTTCTTCAGACATCGGGCGAGCGCCTTCTGCCGCATTTCAGTATTCTCATGGAGCTCTTCAACCGTTCTGGCAATGGTCGCCAGGTAGTCGTCGTCGAAGAGCAGCTTCTGCCGCTTGGACTTCTGCCGATACTTCAAAACTTCCAGACTGGCAATGCGATACGCCCAGGCGAGGAAGTTGGTTCCGGGTTCGAACTGTTGCCACTTCGAGAGGATCACCACGTTGACGTTCTGTAGAATCTCCTCAGCAGGATGCGGGTTCCCGACCTGGGCGAGGAGATACAGGTAAAGTCGTCGCTGTGTCTTAACGAACTGATCAACGAATTCACGATCGGGAGTCGCCGTAGCCGAGGCGGATTCGGCCGGACGATTGGGTTCAAGTCCTTCGTCCGGTGCTTCGGAGCTGGCCATCTCCTGGTTGGTCACTGTCAATTCCTCAAAGCGAGGGTCGCGAGCCCCTGGGAAGAGGCCGAAAAAATGGGAACCGCGAACGGTTCCCATCGATTGAGTTCCAATTCACAACCGAGCGACCGTTAGCTGACGAGCTCTTCGATCGGGTTGCCGCCATTGGCGATCTTCATCGGACGACCCCGCTTCGAGGTGTGCACGATGTTGAGTGGAATGCCCATCGCCTTGCTGACCGTGGCCCAGACATCGCCCGGCAGGTAGCTCTTGCTTTCCAGGCCGACTCCGTCCTTGTCGGTTTCACCGACAGCGACGCCGCCGTTGAGCCCGCCACCACCGATGAGCAGCGACCAGCTGGAGGCCCAGTGATCACGTCCAACGTCCTGGTTGATTCGCGGTGTGCGACCGAATTCACCCATGCAGAGAATGACGGTATTGTCGAGCATCCCGCGGCTCTTCAGGTCCTGAGTCAGAGCGGCGATGGCCTGATCCAGAGTCGGCAGACGCTGATCACGCAGCGTGTTGAAGACGTCGTTATGCAGGTCCCATCCACCGAAGTTGACTTCGACGAACGGCACGCCAACTTCAGCCAGCCGACGAGCCATCAACAGGCCGCGACCGAGGTTGTTGTTACCGTAAGCTTCCTGAAGCTTCGGGTCTTCCTTGGCCACCTGGAAGGCGTCCATCTGGGAAGACGTCATCAGATTGACAGCCTTGTGGTAGACGTCTTTGTGAGCCTGCGGCAGGTCGCCACGATCGGAATTGATGAATCCCGATTCGACGACGTCCCACATGGCCAGACGCTGTTCGAGTCGACGGCGATCGACGCCAGTCGGATCGGCGTTGCGGATCTGACCGTTGCTGTCGACCACGAACGGAGCGTGAGTCATGCCCAGGAAGCCGGAGCTGCCCGCACCACCACCGATGGAGATGAACGCGGGGATTTCCAGATCCTTCCGCTGCGGTGCCAGCGTATGACTGACAACCGAGCCGAACGAGGGGTGAATCACGGTCGGATTCGGCACGTAAGAGGTGTGCATGTAATACCGGCCCCGGGTGTGATCGGCTTCACGGGTGCTCATTGTGCGAATCACGGACAGGCTGTCCATCTGCTTGGCAATCTTCGGCATATGCTCGCAGATCTGCAGGTCACCCGCCGTGCTGATCGGCTTGAATTCGCCGCCGTTCTTGGAGCCGGGCTTCAGGTCCCACATGTCGATCGTGGGCGGTCCCCCGCTCAGCCAGATCAGAATACAGGACTTCTGATTCCGCCGGACTTCCGCGGCGTTGGCCTGCAGGTGGTTAAGAAAGTGAAACGCCGGAATCGTCATCGCGCTGCCGGTGGCAAGGTGGCGCATGAAATGTCGGCGATCCATGGTTCCGGGTTTCATCTGACTCATGGTTGTTCTCCAAAGACACGGAAAGGGTGTAGGCGATTCCGCAACGGTGAATTTGCCGTGCGGAGTATTTGTTGTTGCTTGTTAGCGGATGAAAATGAATTCGTTACTGTTGAGCAGAGCCCAGTACAGGTCCTGATAGCCGGTCCCCGCGTCTCCACTGATCTGCATCAGCTTCTTCACGGCGGACAGATCGCGACCGGTCGGGTTTCGTCCCAGAGCAGCCAGGTACAGGAGTTGAATTTTCCGGGAATCCCGTTCATCCGACGTCACGACTTTGTGCAGCAGACTGCCCGACTCGCCCTTCGTGGCGGCGTCGATCAGTTCGCCGTTCATCATCATCAGAGCCTGTGGAATACTGCCGTTGAACGTG
The genomic region above belongs to Rubinisphaera margarita and contains:
- a CDS encoding ABC transporter ATP-binding protein; this encodes MMYDTEPILELRQVDRTFGTQEVLRGINLDVYPGETLVLIGESGCGKSVTTKLLAGMIAPSAGDVYWQGGEVRKLTTNEKRRQRLKIGYLFQSAALFDSMNVYENVAFGLKQNTRMKSVEIEEIVSERIRDVGLPMDVAAKKPAELSGGMRKRVGLARALAMDPEIIIYDEPTTGLDPVMSDVINELILSVQRRRPVTSIVVTHDMHTVRKVADRIVMLYPLPRLHPGEDQIIFEGTAEEAFEAEDPRVYSFVHGDASQRLQELHAA
- a CDS encoding MlaD family protein, producing MTERQLQFRVGLFVVIAIATGVVLTIQFGKLERYYEPRYVVQIEYDVLTGVHPGTPVQQSGIPVGRVTDVAIDRKSRKVIVTAEIRERYPLASDAKPQIVQSLLGESHIEFSVGTGDVVAANHRFNGVEAQDPFEAMQRLESRLTDTVEVFADTSREWQTVARNVNSLLETNEGKIDQMVEHAAVALRQLTVAMQKASVTLDEANGFIADPELQMAVKEAMVALPQLIRQTEMLVQQTQQTIGTTNNAVASLGKTMDNLETMTTPLAANSDQLMASVASSMNSLNSTLHQLNQFSKQLNEGDGSLQRLSRDPQLYQNLQYASSSLAALLKNLDPIVRDMQVFSDKVARHPEVLGVSGYLKGSSGVKEATVTPASSTAPSNIKGRASGFRPFGGP
- a CDS encoding DUF1549 domain-containing protein, yielding MERHPEYRKICELASRLCDGRLDETSAAELQQLVTTDEAARDLYVRYLELHSHLHWDFGMAAGESTDISSSMAMSESADSMKSLLDELLTEASVQNAPALPREKTFSSRHKAAALLTSSLVVLLVAGTGWYWVTQRDQVDPPQNIAETSPQTDADSAKTNDDRSPGEDGMDLPAPPPELPSIDWAIAHNQPDPIAADSVEGHPGDRDNKPVGVAYSRDDDVIKAINTQVASGWEDWGFSPAPSADDFEWVRRVYLDLAGRIPTEAELQSFLADQSPDRDQQLVDRLLESPSFALHWSTNWMNLLVGRSPNPQVDRLTLQEYLYAVADRNGSWNRVVKDLIAAEGNPRENGAANFLVAHLNNQAVPATSYVARTLLGFQIQCAQCHQHPFYSVSQREFWELNSFFKQAVVTRVGSSGTSEMSQVELRDRQTGGPTYYESRDGVMHAAFPRYNGTEVDEDETVSRRQQLANLLVEGEDPLVAQAFVNRTWSQLFGYGFTQPVDDLGPHNPPSHPELFATLSRSFVSNDYDIKRLYRWICLSDAYRLSSRVSDVNREDAPDQGNPPAFTRMYFKPLSPEQLYDSLLAVAGHSNRAIRNRERHVENRDQWVQQFVSSYENDENNESSHFDGTISQALVLMNGSLVDETISPEKNPFLAELIQTSLTDQEKFERVCIKVLSRKPTQKEQALFRQVLASLRDVKSTPERNTLLARSLSDLLWAYVNSSEFITNH
- a CDS encoding sigma-70 family RNA polymerase sigma factor, which gives rise to MTNQEMASSEAPDEGLEPNRPAESASATATPDREFVDQFVKTQRRLYLYLLAQVGNPHPAEEILQNVNVVILSKWQQFEPGTNFLAWAYRIASLEVLKYRQKSKRQKLLFDDDYLATIARTVEELHENTEMRQKALARCLKKLKPVDRELVRLKYQLGRDGQALSEMLNRPVNSVYQSLGRIRRSLLKCVEAQIAAAVR
- a CDS encoding DUF1501 domain-containing protein; amino-acid sequence: MSQMKPGTMDRRHFMRHLATGSAMTIPAFHFLNHLQANAAEVRRNQKSCILIWLSGGPPTIDMWDLKPGSKNGGEFKPISTAGDLQICEHMPKIAKQMDSLSVIRTMSTREADHTRGRYYMHTSYVPNPTVIHPSFGSVVSHTLAPQRKDLEIPAFISIGGGAGSSGFLGMTHAPFVVDSNGQIRNADPTGVDRRRLEQRLAMWDVVESGFINSDRGDLPQAHKDVYHKAVNLMTSSQMDAFQVAKEDPKLQEAYGNNNLGRGLLMARRLAEVGVPFVEVNFGGWDLHNDVFNTLRDQRLPTLDQAIAALTQDLKSRGMLDNTVILCMGEFGRTPRINQDVGRDHWASSWSLLIGGGGLNGGVAVGETDKDGVGLESKSYLPGDVWATVSKAMGIPLNIVHTSKRGRPMKIANGGNPIEELVS